The following coding sequences are from one Virgibacillus necropolis window:
- a CDS encoding sugar phosphate isomerase/epimerase family protein, with translation MKKGLSDANFIPNWDTVKFLKATKEAGFEGVELNFREQGGELTHETSIVEAKRLARLVESHDLEIASLSTGLFNFYPLSSGDARLRKNGEDIGFRMIELAEAMGVDVIQVVPGVAAVDISYDAAYELAVESLSRLGDVASEAGVTIGIENVCNKFLPSPREYTGFLNEINHSSVQAYFDNGNALATGYPEHFIKLLGDRIVAMHVKDYREHMGEFVSILEGDTNWPAMMKALKDIPYEGYLIATPHYPFLHSHDSHIERYSRDLTAVLNLSTPVSEGKS, from the coding sequence ATGAAAAAAGGGCTAAGTGATGCAAATTTCATTCCTAATTGGGATACGGTAAAGTTTCTTAAGGCGACAAAAGAAGCAGGTTTTGAGGGTGTTGAACTAAATTTTCGCGAGCAGGGTGGGGAACTTACACATGAAACATCTATAGTGGAAGCAAAAAGATTAGCAAGACTTGTGGAAAGCCATGATTTAGAAATAGCAAGTTTATCAACTGGATTGTTTAATTTTTATCCACTCTCTTCGGGAGATGCAAGATTACGCAAAAATGGTGAAGATATAGGGTTTCGGATGATTGAGTTAGCTGAAGCAATGGGCGTTGATGTCATTCAAGTTGTTCCCGGTGTAGCGGCTGTGGATATTTCTTATGATGCTGCATACGAATTGGCAGTGGAATCATTGTCTCGCTTGGGAGACGTAGCATCTGAGGCTGGTGTAACAATCGGGATTGAGAATGTATGTAACAAATTTCTACCCAGTCCCCGTGAGTACACAGGCTTTTTAAATGAAATTAATCACTCTTCTGTACAGGCTTATTTTGATAACGGGAATGCGCTTGCTACGGGTTATCCGGAACATTTCATTAAATTATTAGGAGATCGTATCGTAGCAATGCATGTGAAAGATTACCGGGAGCATATGGGTGAATTTGTCTCTATTCTTGAAGGGGATACCAATTGGCCTGCTATGATGAAAGCTCTAAAAGATATACCATATGAGGGATACTTGATTGCGACACCTCACTATCCGTTTCTTCATAGCCATGATAGCCATATTGAAAGGTATTCCCGAGATTTAACAGCTGTTCTAAACCTGTCTACCCCAGTCAGTGAAGGCAAAAGTTAA
- a CDS encoding MDR family MFS transporter, whose amino-acid sequence MVERHSPGPEEPGFNKWPIMIVLISGAFVAILNQTLLATALPHIMSDLNLDANVAQWLQSIFMLVNGIMIPITAFLIGRFTTRGLFLTAMGVFAVGTAICSVAPNFTILMIGRILQAAGAGIIMPLMQTILFLIFPIEKRGTAMGMFGLVISFAPAIGPTLSGYLVEHFPWRSLFYVILPIIIIDIVIAYFILRNVTKQTFPKLDILSIILSSLGFGGLLYGFSTAGGSGWASGQVIISMIIGAVTLAWFIFRQLKLEEPILEFKVFKNKIFTLTTILGMVVFIAMIGASVILPLLMQNMLGFSALESGLMLLPGALLMGIMNPVTGRLFDKFGARWLAIIGLAIVTVTTFMFTNLSAETTFMYLSVVNAVRMLGVAMVMMPVTTAGLNQLSNDLIPHGTAMNNTMRQVAGAVGTALLVTVMTNNKLPDQGIDGLVHGVNVSFIVAGIFAIIGLVLSFFIKNSRPGMADIK is encoded by the coding sequence ATGGTTGAAAGACATTCACCGGGACCAGAAGAACCCGGATTCAATAAATGGCCGATTATGATTGTATTGATCTCGGGGGCTTTTGTTGCTATTTTAAATCAAACACTTTTGGCTACTGCTTTGCCTCACATTATGAGTGATTTGAATTTGGATGCAAACGTAGCGCAGTGGTTGCAGTCTATTTTTATGCTCGTTAACGGTATTATGATTCCTATTACTGCATTTTTGATTGGACGCTTTACGACAAGAGGATTATTTCTAACAGCAATGGGTGTTTTTGCCGTTGGAACAGCAATCTGTTCAGTAGCACCGAATTTTACTATCTTAATGATAGGGAGAATCCTCCAAGCTGCTGGTGCAGGTATTATCATGCCACTAATGCAAACAATACTGTTCCTTATTTTTCCTATTGAAAAACGGGGAACGGCGATGGGGATGTTTGGATTAGTTATTTCTTTTGCTCCAGCGATAGGTCCAACTTTATCTGGTTATTTGGTGGAACACTTTCCGTGGAGAAGCTTATTTTATGTAATCTTACCAATCATTATCATTGATATTGTCATTGCTTACTTCATTCTTAGGAACGTTACAAAACAAACGTTTCCAAAGCTTGATATCTTATCCATTATCTTATCTTCCTTAGGGTTTGGCGGATTGTTATATGGTTTTAGTACCGCTGGTGGTAGTGGTTGGGCTAGTGGACAAGTAATCATCTCAATGATTATTGGTGCAGTAACCTTAGCTTGGTTTATATTTAGACAGTTGAAACTAGAAGAACCAATACTTGAATTTAAGGTGTTTAAAAATAAAATATTCACATTAACGACAATTCTCGGTATGGTGGTATTTATTGCTATGATTGGAGCATCAGTTATTTTACCGTTACTCATGCAAAATATGCTAGGTTTTTCTGCACTGGAATCAGGATTAATGCTATTGCCTGGTGCACTGTTAATGGGAATTATGAATCCTGTTACGGGAAGATTATTTGATAAATTTGGTGCTAGATGGCTAGCAATTATTGGATTAGCGATTGTAACAGTAACAACATTTATGTTTACTAACCTCTCTGCGGAGACAACATTTATGTATTTGTCAGTTGTTAATGCTGTAAGGATGCTTGGGGTTGCAATGGTTATGATGCCTGTAACAACAGCAGGATTGAACCAACTGTCAAACGATTTAATTCCACACGGTACAGCAATGAACAATACAATGCGACAAGTAGCAGGGGCAGTTGGAACTGCCTTGCTAGTAACAGTTATGACAAATAATAAGCTACCTGATCAAGGCATCGACGGACTTGTTCATGGTGTGAATGTATCATTTATCGTTGCTGGAATTTTTGCTATTATTGGTCTTGTGTTATCCTTTTTCATTAAAAACTCTCGACCTGGCATGGCGGATATTAAATAA
- a CDS encoding DUF6241 domain-containing protein, whose amino-acid sequence MKKAIIIFSCALVVLGLVAWGTYSWLSNYSETADNTSVAKEKEVTEEVLQENRKEIEGTITEEDLATFKERDLNPFGEEQKLNELNDYIYQEYIHGMSHQKVEASKKWGFYEIHSNRIKWLLEGLDEVELEHETAYRNILEKWKEENFSSVDGDHNAIWELQGGTVGRATGILSAEEEQAYINNNTD is encoded by the coding sequence GTGAAAAAAGCTATTATTATCTTTTCGTGTGCGTTAGTCGTATTAGGCCTAGTAGCATGGGGGACCTATAGTTGGTTATCAAATTATAGTGAAACTGCGGATAATACTTCAGTGGCGAAAGAAAAAGAAGTGACAGAAGAGGTACTTCAAGAAAATAGAAAAGAGATTGAAGGAACGATCACAGAAGAGGATCTGGCAACGTTTAAGGAAAGGGATTTGAATCCATTTGGCGAGGAACAAAAGCTGAATGAATTAAACGACTACATTTATCAGGAATATATCCACGGAATGTCTCATCAAAAAGTCGAAGCTAGTAAAAAGTGGGGATTTTATGAAATTCATTCAAATCGTATTAAGTGGTTGCTAGAGGGGTTAGACGAAGTGGAATTGGAACATGAAACAGCTTATCGTAATATATTGGAAAAATGGAAAGAAGAGAACTTTTCAAGTGTAGATGGTGATCATAATGCAATTTGGGAATTGCAAGGAGGTACAGTTGGTAGGGCAACAGGGATTTTAAGCGCAGAGGAAGAGCAAGCTTACATAAATAATAATACCGACTAA
- a CDS encoding cytochrome P450 family protein, producing MNSNESLKDTLFTKAFTENPYPAYEKLREEEPVSYVLLPDGQYAWIITRYEDALQALKDQRFIKDFTKLSDDDEMGHDSVFSQNMLFADMPDHKRLRGLVSKAFTPQMIAGMRERIQEITNELLDEAAGKDYMNLIDEFAFPLPIIVICEMLGIPTVDRDKFRLWSNSMIEGSNGEYAQDINQHMNDFVQYLGKRFAAVRENPGEDLISKLIISEEQGDQLTEQELYGVVSLLIIAGHETTVNLIGNSVMALLEHPDQLELLKSQPELINTAIEEALRYNDPVEFSTSRWAGESLEFKGKSIRKGDLVIVVLNSANHDPNQFDDPEIFDITRQKSKHLAFGKGIHACLGAPLARLEGEIAISSFFDRYPNAKLNASKKDLEWRTGMIVRGVKELPLSL from the coding sequence ATGAATTCAAATGAATCATTAAAAGACACCTTATTCACAAAAGCATTTACGGAAAATCCCTATCCTGCTTATGAAAAACTAAGAGAAGAAGAACCCGTTTCCTATGTACTGCTACCAGATGGTCAATATGCATGGATAATAACGAGATATGAGGATGCACTCCAAGCTTTAAAAGATCAGAGATTTATCAAAGACTTTACAAAACTTAGCGATGATGACGAAATGGGGCATGACAGTGTATTTAGCCAAAACATGCTATTTGCTGATATGCCTGACCATAAGCGACTACGTGGACTTGTATCGAAGGCGTTCACCCCACAAATGATTGCAGGAATGAGAGAACGCATCCAGGAAATCACCAATGAACTTCTTGATGAAGCAGCGGGAAAAGATTACATGAATCTTATTGATGAGTTTGCTTTTCCTCTTCCAATTATCGTTATCTGTGAAATGCTTGGAATTCCAACAGTGGATCGTGATAAATTTCGCCTCTGGTCCAATTCGATGATCGAAGGATCGAATGGTGAATATGCACAAGATATCAATCAACATATGAATGATTTCGTTCAGTATCTTGGAAAGAGATTTGCAGCTGTTCGAGAAAATCCTGGAGAAGACTTAATTAGCAAGCTAATAATTTCCGAAGAACAAGGGGATCAACTAACAGAACAAGAGTTATATGGAGTTGTGTCACTCCTAATTATTGCAGGACACGAAACGACTGTAAATCTAATTGGTAATAGTGTAATGGCTTTATTAGAACATCCAGACCAGCTTGAGTTGCTAAAAAGTCAACCAGAATTAATCAACACAGCTATTGAAGAAGCACTTCGCTACAATGACCCAGTTGAATTTAGTACTTCACGCTGGGCGGGAGAAAGTTTGGAATTTAAAGGGAAATCGATACGTAAGGGTGATTTAGTAATTGTGGTTTTGAACTCAGCAAATCATGATCCAAATCAGTTTGATGATCCCGAAATTTTCGATATTACCAGACAAAAAAGTAAACATTTAGCATTTGGAAAAGGTATACACGCCTGTCTAGGTGCACCTCTTGCACGCTTAGAAGGCGAGATTGCCATCAGCAGTTTTTTTGACCGTTATCCTAACGCTAAATTGAACGCTAGTAAGAAGGACCTTGAGTGGAGAACAGGGATGATTGTTCGCGGGGTAAAAGAACTACCATTATCCTTATAA
- a CDS encoding class I SAM-dependent methyltransferase encodes MTINFHDDTNKQSYTTRKADDSWLELMEMIIDFKAAKRALDIGCGGGIYTKALADLGIPAVTGVDFSKTMIDGAKVNCRDYKQINFQVATAFETGLPSEQYDVILERALIHHLSDLKSCFKEAFRLLKPGGIFVIQDRTPFDCLLEGTSNHIRGYILSMFPQLVDLEIKRRHESNTILQKLKAANFVDLEEVKLWKTRKTYSSKKELLDDIRSRTGRSILHELNDQELEELIAFLDGKLVEKEIVEKDRWTFWKAIKK; translated from the coding sequence ATGACGATTAACTTTCATGACGATACAAATAAACAAAGCTATACAACACGAAAAGCAGATGATAGTTGGCTAGAATTGATGGAGATGATAATTGATTTCAAAGCTGCTAAGCGTGCATTAGACATTGGATGTGGTGGTGGAATCTACACTAAAGCTCTAGCAGATCTGGGAATTCCCGCAGTAACTGGCGTTGATTTTTCAAAAACAATGATAGATGGAGCAAAGGTGAATTGTCGCGACTACAAACAGATTAATTTCCAGGTTGCAACCGCCTTTGAAACGGGATTGCCTAGTGAGCAGTATGATGTGATTTTAGAACGGGCGTTGATTCATCATTTAAGTGATTTGAAATCTTGTTTTAAGGAAGCTTTTCGTTTGTTAAAGCCTGGAGGTATTTTTGTCATACAAGATCGTACCCCTTTCGATTGTTTACTTGAAGGAACTAGCAACCATATTAGAGGGTATATTCTCTCCATGTTCCCTCAGTTAGTGGATTTAGAGATTAAAAGACGGCACGAAAGTAATACTATTTTGCAAAAATTAAAAGCGGCTAATTTTGTCGATTTAGAGGAAGTAAAGCTATGGAAAACAAGAAAAACTTATTCTTCTAAAAAGGAATTACTGGACGATATTCGCTCAAGGACTGGCCGCTCCATTTTACATGAATTAAATGATCAGGAGTTAGAGGAACTTATTGCGTTTTTAGATGGTAAACTTGTTGAAAAGGAAATTGTAGAAAAAGATCGTTGGACGTTTTGGAAAGCAATAAAAAAATAA
- a CDS encoding GNAT family N-acetyltransferase, protein MRLLASSDAESYWKLRLEALKQNPEAFATSYEEAIKRENPIEQVATNMDAEGSYTFGAYENETLIGMVTLLQEKHQKLRHRASIFAMYVTPEKQGVGIGEALLKEVIKTAISIDEIEKLNLTVVKINERAKGLYTKLGFMSFGLEEKALKIGNSYYDEEYMVLFLH, encoded by the coding sequence GTGAGATTATTGGCATCATCTGACGCAGAAAGCTATTGGAAATTAAGATTAGAGGCATTAAAACAAAACCCGGAAGCATTCGCGACAAGCTATGAAGAGGCAATCAAAAGAGAAAACCCGATTGAGCAAGTAGCAACTAATATGGATGCAGAAGGTAGTTATACATTTGGTGCCTATGAAAACGAAACCCTCATAGGTATGGTCACACTGTTACAGGAAAAACATCAAAAGCTACGGCACCGTGCAAGTATTTTTGCTATGTACGTAACACCTGAAAAGCAGGGGGTGGGTATAGGTGAAGCTTTGTTAAAAGAAGTTATCAAGACCGCAATATCTATAGATGAAATTGAAAAATTAAACCTAACGGTAGTTAAAATAAATGAGAGAGCAAAAGGTCTGTATACAAAATTAGGCTTTATGTCATTTGGTTTGGAAGAAAAAGCATTAAAAATTGGTAATTCGTATTATGATGAAGAGTATATGGTTTTATTTTTACACTAA
- the putP gene encoding sodium/proline symporter PutP: MEVGVFISLGIYMVGMLLIGYWSYRRTKNLNDYMLGGRDLGPAVTALSAGASDMSGWMVMGLPGAMYMTGVASAWLAIGLTVGAYVNYLILAPRLRTYTEIAKDSITIPDYLENRFFDSSNTLRLVSGIVILVFFILYACAGMVAGGTLFESAFGLDYRIGLFLTVGVVVAYTLFGGFLAVSMTDFVQGIIMFVALVMVPIVAITEVGGTQTLLDDLRQIDPSLLELFKGASFVTIISFLAWGLGYFGQPHIIVRFMAIKSVKDLKSARRIGIGWMAISIVGAMLVGLVGVSYFNGTGQIQDPETVLIVFAEVLFNPYITGFILAAILAAIMSTVSSQLLVTSSAVTEDFYRTFFRRDASDKELVMVGRLAVLVVAIIALMLAYTPNDTILGLVGNAWAGFGAAFGPTVLLSLYWKRMTKWGALAGMVVGGLIIVVWLVIPSLANSDLYELIPGFFLSLIAVIVVSLMTKDPEKQVQAQFELMEQKMKE; encoded by the coding sequence GTGGAAGTAGGAGTGTTTATTTCGCTGGGCATTTATATGGTCGGCATGTTATTAATTGGATATTGGTCTTATAGAAGAACAAAGAACCTGAATGATTATATGTTAGGTGGACGCGATTTAGGACCAGCAGTAACTGCATTATCAGCAGGGGCTTCTGACATGAGTGGTTGGATGGTTATGGGTTTACCTGGAGCAATGTATATGACAGGGGTTGCAAGTGCATGGCTTGCAATTGGTCTTACTGTAGGTGCTTATGTAAACTATCTAATATTGGCACCTAGACTACGAACTTATACAGAAATTGCCAAAGACTCCATTACTATTCCAGATTATTTAGAAAATCGTTTTTTTGACTCATCTAATACGTTACGACTAGTTTCTGGTATAGTTATACTTGTCTTTTTTATTTTATACGCGTGCGCTGGTATGGTTGCAGGTGGTACATTATTTGAAAGTGCATTTGGACTCGATTATAGAATTGGACTATTTTTAACAGTTGGTGTTGTCGTTGCTTACACGCTTTTTGGTGGTTTCTTAGCAGTAAGCATGACTGACTTCGTGCAGGGAATTATCATGTTCGTAGCATTAGTAATGGTTCCAATCGTAGCTATAACAGAAGTTGGTGGCACCCAGACATTACTTGATGATTTACGACAAATCGACCCTTCATTATTAGAGCTTTTCAAGGGTGCATCCTTTGTTACAATCATATCTTTCTTAGCATGGGGTCTAGGGTATTTTGGACAACCACATATTATTGTTCGATTTATGGCAATTAAGTCAGTGAAAGATTTAAAGTCTGCACGTCGTATCGGAATTGGCTGGATGGCCATTTCAATCGTTGGCGCAATGCTAGTTGGTCTTGTAGGTGTTTCCTACTTTAATGGAACTGGTCAAATACAAGATCCTGAGACTGTGTTGATAGTTTTTGCAGAAGTATTATTCAATCCTTATATCACAGGATTCATTCTTGCAGCAATCCTTGCAGCAATTATGAGTACTGTTTCTTCACAACTTCTTGTTACATCAAGTGCTGTCACAGAGGATTTCTATCGAACATTCTTTAGAAGAGATGCATCTGATAAGGAACTTGTTATGGTTGGTAGACTGGCGGTATTAGTAGTAGCAATTATTGCGCTTATGCTTGCATATACTCCAAATGATACCATCTTAGGGCTTGTAGGAAATGCATGGGCTGGATTTGGTGCAGCATTTGGGCCAACAGTTCTATTGAGCTTATATTGGAAGCGTATGACGAAGTGGGGAGCACTTGCTGGAATGGTAGTCGGTGGTTTGATAATTGTTGTATGGCTAGTTATTCCTAGTTTAGCAAATTCTGATTTATATGAATTAATCCCTGGATTCTTCCTTAGTCTTATTGCTGTAATTGTTGTAAGCTTAATGACAAAAGATCCGGAGAAACAAGTACAAGCACAATTTGAACTAATGGAACAAAAAATGAAGGAGTAA
- a CDS encoding DUF4064 domain-containing protein gives MKRIGEVVLGVIGALFYAFLAAIGGVMVWAESNRDQVEGFFKEAAAQDPTASISMTDINNVMDTVGSSGLILTIVSIVAIVLGIVSMIFIKGNKKPKAAGILFIVTSIVVAIVSFGTGIIAGIFYLIAGIMCLVRKPKTIIYE, from the coding sequence ATGAAACGAATTGGAGAAGTTGTTTTAGGTGTAATTGGTGCATTGTTTTATGCTTTTCTAGCTGCTATCGGAGGGGTAATGGTTTGGGCAGAAAGTAATAGGGATCAAGTTGAAGGATTTTTTAAAGAAGCTGCTGCGCAAGACCCTACCGCATCCATATCCATGACCGATATAAACAATGTAATGGATACGGTAGGCAGTAGCGGATTAATACTTACTATTGTATCTATTGTTGCCATTGTGTTAGGTATTGTTTCAATGATATTCATTAAAGGCAATAAAAAGCCAAAAGCTGCGGGTATACTATTTATTGTAACTTCTATCGTTGTGGCAATCGTCAGCTTTGGAACAGGAATAATAGCAGGAATTTTCTACCTGATTGCAGGAATTATGTGTCTTGTTCGTAAGCCAAAAACGATTATTTATGAATAA
- a CDS encoding GNAT family N-acetyltransferase yields the protein MTVTLIPMTQDDFAHYTSKSILVYADEKVEAGTWTKEEAPEKAEKEFERLLPEGLDSENQFLYAITKIEDKKKVGWLWYRFDPSHRQKEAFIFDIFIFDELQGQDYGKAALQELDDHALANGIEKISLHVFAHNRRAINLYEKLDYEAKDIIMSKLLNKG from the coding sequence ATGACAGTTACACTAATTCCAATGACACAGGATGATTTTGCTCATTATACATCGAAAAGTATTCTAGTATATGCAGATGAGAAAGTAGAAGCGGGAACTTGGACAAAAGAAGAGGCACCAGAAAAGGCTGAAAAGGAATTTGAAAGACTATTACCAGAAGGCTTGGATAGCGAGAATCAATTCCTGTATGCCATTACGAAAATTGAAGATAAGAAAAAGGTTGGCTGGCTTTGGTATCGGTTTGATCCAAGTCATCGACAAAAAGAAGCTTTTATTTTTGATATTTTTATTTTCGATGAATTACAAGGGCAAGATTATGGAAAAGCAGCTTTACAAGAATTGGATGACCATGCACTCGCAAATGGAATTGAAAAGATATCATTACATGTATTCGCCCATAATAGACGAGCAATTAATCTATATGAAAAACTGGATTATGAAGCAAAGGATATAATCATGTCCAAATTGTTAAATAAGGGGTAA
- a CDS encoding carbon starvation CstA family protein — protein sequence MITFLVSIVLLIVGYFTYGKYVEKVFGSNANRKTPAFSMADDVDYVPMNTKKNSLIQLLNIAGVGPIFGPILGALYGPVAFLWIVLGAIFAGAVHDYLTGMISIRNRGAHLPELAGKFLGKSMKHVVNAFSVLLLLLVGTVFVTAPATLLHNLTTNWLGLGVIVAAIFVYYIMATILPVDKIIGKVYPLFGALLLISAAGVGIGLIVTGAPIPEMNFTNMHPDNLPIFPLLFLTISCGALSGFHATQSPIISRTTENESQGRKIFYGMMIAEAIIAMIWAAAAMSLFSGNQLNEILAAGGPAAVVSEVSIRMLGAIGGTLAILGVIVLPITSGDTSFRGLRMIVADYFKIGQKKVLNRIWIIVPFFVLSFALTKIDFTLLWRYFSWANQSTAMIALWVGAMYLILAKKNYWIAFIPAVFITMASVTYILYAEIGFGLPINISYVVAAVITVVIIGLFYRSANKQMQKSIELDDGMDKVA from the coding sequence ATGATAACATTTCTAGTATCAATCGTACTACTTATAGTAGGTTATTTTACGTATGGTAAATATGTAGAAAAGGTGTTTGGATCCAATGCAAACCGTAAGACGCCAGCTTTTAGTATGGCTGATGATGTCGATTATGTGCCGATGAACACCAAAAAGAATTCACTTATTCAATTATTGAATATCGCAGGAGTGGGTCCTATATTTGGTCCAATATTAGGAGCTTTATATGGTCCAGTAGCTTTTCTGTGGATTGTTTTAGGTGCAATTTTCGCTGGAGCGGTTCATGATTATTTGACAGGTATGATTTCGATTAGAAACCGAGGTGCTCACTTACCTGAATTAGCAGGTAAATTTCTTGGAAAGAGTATGAAGCATGTTGTAAATGCCTTTTCAGTTTTATTATTATTGTTAGTTGGAACAGTTTTTGTAACTGCTCCTGCAACACTTCTTCATAATTTAACAACAAATTGGTTAGGTTTAGGTGTTATTGTCGCTGCAATCTTTGTTTATTACATTATGGCAACAATTTTACCAGTTGATAAAATTATCGGTAAAGTTTATCCATTATTCGGCGCATTATTACTAATTAGTGCAGCTGGTGTCGGTATTGGTCTGATCGTAACGGGAGCGCCAATTCCCGAAATGAATTTCACCAATATGCATCCAGATAATCTGCCAATTTTCCCATTGTTATTTTTAACCATTTCATGTGGGGCGTTGTCGGGGTTTCATGCAACGCAATCACCAATCATTTCTCGTACAACAGAGAATGAAAGTCAAGGTCGCAAAATTTTCTATGGCATGATGATTGCTGAAGCGATTATTGCCATGATATGGGCAGCGGCTGCAATGAGTCTCTTTAGTGGCAACCAATTAAATGAAATCTTGGCAGCTGGCGGACCAGCAGCAGTTGTAAGTGAAGTGTCTATAAGAATGTTAGGTGCAATAGGCGGAACACTAGCTATTCTAGGTGTTATCGTTTTACCAATTACATCTGGTGATACATCTTTCCGAGGTCTACGAATGATTGTTGCAGATTATTTTAAAATTGGACAAAAGAAAGTGTTAAATCGTATTTGGATAATTGTTCCGTTTTTCGTACTATCATTTGCTTTAACAAAAATTGATTTCACCCTATTGTGGAGATATTTCTCATGGGCCAATCAATCAACAGCGATGATTGCATTATGGGTAGGAGCAATGTATTTGATCCTAGCAAAGAAAAATTACTGGATTGCTTTCATTCCAGCGGTATTCATTACAATGGCGTCAGTAACATATATTTTATATGCAGAAATTGGGTTTGGATTACCAATTAATATTTCCTACGTTGTTGCTGCAGTTATAACAGTAGTCATTATTGGACTGTTTTACCGTTCAGCAAATAAGCAAATGCAAAAGTCAATCGAACTTGATGACGGAATGGACAAAGTAGCATAA
- a CDS encoding LytR/AlgR family response regulator transcription factor translates to MSKKKLRAIIVDDELYSRAELKHLLSSHSSIIIIAEADSGEKGLEKALTQKPDIIFVDIEMSDMSGMEMVAALENMKNPPKVVFATAYSEYAVKAFRYGAVDYLLKPFSADEVEETVQRLEKLLLSGDTDQIQESKERAIGKLAVEEEGKIVYLAPNKIIYCTHQHRETIIYTKQQSYQSRKTLKELESKLKGYSFYRTHKSFLVNLKEIEQLVPWFNGAFELKLNNVEENIPVSRNYVKELREQLEL, encoded by the coding sequence ATGTCCAAAAAAAAGCTTAGAGCTATTATTGTAGATGATGAATTATACAGTCGGGCAGAGTTGAAGCATTTATTATCAAGCCATTCTTCCATAATAATTATTGCAGAAGCAGATTCTGGAGAAAAAGGTTTGGAAAAGGCATTAACGCAAAAGCCCGATATTATATTTGTCGATATTGAAATGTCCGATATGTCTGGAATGGAAATGGTCGCTGCTTTAGAGAACATGAAGAACCCACCTAAAGTCGTTTTTGCTACAGCTTATTCCGAGTATGCAGTTAAAGCTTTTCGGTATGGAGCTGTTGACTATTTATTAAAGCCGTTTTCTGCGGATGAAGTAGAAGAAACTGTTCAAAGGCTAGAAAAGTTATTACTTAGTGGTGACACGGATCAGATACAAGAAAGCAAGGAGAGGGCAATTGGAAAGCTTGCTGTGGAAGAGGAAGGGAAAATTGTATACCTCGCGCCCAACAAAATTATTTATTGTACACATCAACATCGGGAAACGATTATCTATACAAAACAGCAATCTTATCAATCCAGAAAAACGTTAAAAGAATTAGAATCTAAGCTAAAGGGCTATTCTTTTTATCGTACCCACAAAAGCTTTCTTGTGAATTTAAAAGAAATTGAACAGTTAGTACCCTGGTTTAATGGGGCTTTTGAGCTAAAGCTGAACAATGTAGAAGAAAATATCCCTGTTAGTCGGAACTATGTTAAAGAGTTACGGGAACAGCTTGAACTGTAA